From one Sphingomonas sp. BT-65 genomic stretch:
- the nth gene encoding endonuclease III, whose amino-acid sequence MKRADIFRFFERLAEANPHPETELESVNDYTLLVAVVLSAQATDAGVNKATRRLFREVDTPEKMVALGEDGLKQHIKTIGLFNAKAKNVIALSEALIAEHGSQVPADRDALEKLPGVGRKTANVVMNVAFGQETFAVDTHIFRIGNRTGLAPGKTPLAVEKQLEKKVPQPFRLHAHHWLILHGRYVCKARTPECWRCIVADLCAYKPKTPPPKGWKPAAV is encoded by the coding sequence TTGAAGAGGGCTGACATCTTCCGCTTCTTCGAGCGGCTGGCCGAAGCCAATCCGCACCCGGAGACCGAGCTCGAATCGGTCAACGACTATACGCTGCTCGTCGCCGTGGTGCTCTCGGCGCAGGCGACCGATGCGGGGGTCAACAAGGCCACGCGGCGGCTGTTTCGGGAAGTGGACACGCCCGAGAAGATGGTCGCGCTGGGCGAGGATGGCCTCAAGCAGCACATCAAGACGATCGGCCTGTTCAATGCGAAGGCCAAGAACGTCATCGCGCTCAGCGAGGCGCTGATCGCCGAGCATGGCAGCCAGGTTCCCGCCGATCGCGACGCGCTGGAGAAGCTGCCTGGCGTGGGCCGCAAGACCGCCAACGTCGTCATGAACGTGGCATTCGGGCAGGAGACCTTCGCGGTCGACACGCACATCTTCCGCATCGGCAACCGCACCGGCCTCGCGCCGGGCAAGACGCCGCTGGCGGTCGAGAAGCAGCTCGAGAAGAAGGTGCCCCAGCCGTTCCGCCTCCATGCGCATCACTGGCTGATCCTGCACGGCCGCTATGTCTGCAAGGCGCGCACCCCTGAATGCTGGCGCTGCATCGTCGCCGATCTGTGCGCCTACAAGCCCAAGACCCCGCCGCCCAAGGGCTGGAAGCCCGCCGCGGTTTAG
- a CDS encoding RtcB family protein encodes MTQTTTFEYQHVEGGVPIKSWTRGVPVDDKARDQLARAAKMPFIFKHVAAMPDVHVGIGATVGSVIPTKGAVIPAAVGVDIGCGMMAARTSLMAHDLPDNLEGIRSAIERAVPHGRSTGRGTRGDKGAWGMPPAPIVEAWATLAARFKRITDKYPKLEKTNNLVHLGTLGTGNHFIELCLDEEARVWVMLHSGSRGVGNAIGSFFIELAKQDMRKWHINLPDADLAYFPEGTDHFDDYVEAVGWAQDFAALNRRMMMANVVTALRGQIAKPFEAEAEAVNCHHNYVQRENHFGENVLVTRKGAVRAAKGVMGIIPGSMGAKSFIVRGLGNAESFDSCSHGAGRVMSRTEAKKLVTLDEHIRDTAGVECRKDEGVIDETPRAYKPIEAVMAAQADLVEIVHTLKQVVCVKG; translated from the coding sequence ATGACCCAAACGACGACGTTCGAATACCAGCATGTCGAGGGCGGCGTGCCGATCAAGAGCTGGACCCGCGGCGTGCCCGTGGACGACAAGGCGCGCGACCAGCTCGCACGCGCGGCGAAGATGCCGTTCATCTTCAAGCATGTCGCGGCAATGCCCGACGTGCATGTCGGCATCGGCGCGACCGTGGGCTCGGTGATCCCGACCAAGGGCGCGGTGATCCCGGCGGCGGTCGGCGTCGACATCGGCTGCGGCATGATGGCGGCGCGCACCTCGCTGATGGCGCACGACTTGCCCGACAATCTCGAGGGCATCCGCAGCGCGATCGAGCGCGCGGTTCCGCACGGCCGTTCGACCGGGCGCGGCACGCGCGGCGACAAGGGCGCGTGGGGCATGCCCCCGGCGCCGATCGTCGAGGCGTGGGCAACGCTCGCGGCGCGCTTCAAGCGCATCACCGACAAATATCCGAAGCTCGAGAAGACCAACAATTTGGTCCATCTCGGCACGCTCGGTACCGGCAACCACTTCATCGAGCTCTGCCTCGACGAGGAAGCGCGGGTGTGGGTGATGCTCCATTCGGGCTCGCGCGGCGTGGGTAATGCGATCGGCAGCTTCTTCATCGAGCTGGCGAAGCAGGACATGCGCAAATGGCACATCAACCTGCCCGACGCGGACCTCGCTTACTTCCCGGAAGGGACCGACCATTTCGACGACTATGTCGAGGCGGTGGGCTGGGCGCAGGACTTCGCCGCGCTGAACCGGCGCATGATGATGGCCAACGTCGTCACCGCGCTCCGGGGCCAGATCGCCAAGCCGTTCGAGGCGGAGGCCGAGGCGGTGAACTGCCACCACAACTATGTCCAGCGCGAGAACCATTTCGGTGAGAATGTGCTGGTCACGCGGAAGGGTGCGGTTCGCGCGGCAAAGGGGGTGATGGGCATCATTCCCGGGTCGATGGGCGCCAAGTCGTTCATCGTCCGTGGCCTCGGCAATGCAGAGAGCTTCGACAGCTGCTCGCACGGCGCGGGGCGCGTCATGTCGCGCACCGAGGCGAAGAAGCTGGTGACGCTCGACGAGCATATCCGCGACACCGCGGGGGTCGAGTGCCGCAAGGACGAAGGGGTGATCGACGAGACGCCCCGGGCCTACAAGCCGATCGAAGCCGTGATGGCCGCCCAGGCCGATCTGGTGGAGATCGTCCACACGCTCAAGCAGGTGGTGTGCGTCAAGGGCTGA
- the dapB gene encoding 4-hydroxy-tetrahydrodipicolinate reductase → MTSIGIYGSLGRMGVAIRDILAEQGVKFAGGADAGDDPAALAAAADALVDFSTPAALEAHLAAARAAGTPIVIGTTGLAAQHHTAIDEAARDIAVLQTGNTSLGVVLLARLVREAAARLGPDWDIEIAEMHHRQKVDAPSGTALMLGEAAAAGREVALGDVRVADRAGLTGARAEGTIGFTSLRGGTVIGDHMVILAGAGERIELTHRAEDRAIFARGAVKAALWLAGKPAGRYTMDAVLGL, encoded by the coding sequence ATGACCAGCATCGGCATCTACGGCAGCCTCGGTCGCATGGGCGTGGCGATCCGCGACATCCTGGCGGAGCAGGGCGTGAAGTTCGCGGGCGGCGCCGATGCGGGCGACGATCCCGCCGCGCTCGCCGCGGCGGCGGATGCGCTGGTCGATTTCTCGACTCCCGCCGCGCTCGAGGCGCATCTCGCCGCAGCACGCGCCGCAGGCACGCCGATCGTGATTGGCACCACCGGCCTCGCCGCGCAGCACCATACGGCGATCGACGAGGCCGCGCGCGACATTGCGGTGCTGCAGACCGGCAACACTTCGCTCGGGGTCGTGCTGCTCGCCCGGCTGGTGCGTGAGGCTGCGGCGCGGCTCGGGCCCGACTGGGACATCGAGATCGCCGAGATGCACCACCGCCAGAAGGTCGATGCCCCCTCGGGCACCGCGCTGATGCTCGGTGAGGCCGCGGCGGCAGGGCGCGAGGTTGCGCTGGGCGACGTGCGCGTCGCCGACCGCGCGGGCCTCACCGGCGCACGCGCGGAAGGGACGATCGGTTTCACCTCGCTGCGCGGGGGCACCGTCATCGGCGATCATATGGTGATCCTCGCCGGCGCCGGCGAGCGGATCGAGCTGACTCACCGCGCCGAGGATCGCGCCATCTTCGCGCGCGGCGCGGTCAAGGCGGCGCTGTGGCTCGCGGGCAAGCCCGCCGGCCGCTACACGATGGACGCGGTGCTCGGCCTTTGA
- the rpoN gene encoding RNA polymerase factor sigma-54: MSLAPRLDLRQSQSLVMTPQLQQAIKLLALSNLEIETFIAEELEKNPLLDSSSGEEREPGDAPEPEPAAERDGPADSAELLDAGAATGEASLDVDFTAETFHHDSPSDSIGGLDGGLGLGGTGAGGGSEDGPDFDSFSGPDLSLADHLLAQAGAAVDGADLFIAQHLIDQIDEAGYLTASLLDVATRLGVSLARVEAVLATIQTFDPTGVGARDLAECLALQAKEADRYDPCMAALVANLDLLARGELARLKRICGVDDEDMADMIRELRGYDPKPGCRFGGEPMLAVTPDIFVAPRGQGWAVELNSATLPRVLVNRAYYAEVSAGPQDKSSKAWLSDMLASANWLVKALDQRQRTIIKVASEIVKQQEAFFRHGVSHLKPLTLRQIADAIEMHESTVSRVTSNKYLSCARGLFELKYFFTSAIQSADGGDAVSAEAVKSAIRALIQAEDPRKILSDDTLVEMLNSKGFDIARRTVAKYREAMGIGSSVQRRRQKALEGA, translated from the coding sequence ATGAGCCTCGCCCCCCGCCTCGATCTGCGGCAGTCCCAATCGCTGGTGATGACGCCGCAGTTGCAGCAGGCGATCAAGCTGCTGGCGCTGTCCAACCTCGAGATCGAGACCTTCATCGCCGAGGAGCTCGAGAAGAATCCGTTGCTCGATTCGAGCAGCGGCGAGGAGCGCGAGCCTGGTGATGCGCCCGAACCCGAGCCGGCGGCCGAACGCGATGGCCCGGCGGATTCGGCCGAACTGCTCGACGCCGGCGCGGCCACCGGCGAAGCCTCGCTCGACGTCGATTTCACCGCCGAGACTTTCCACCACGACAGCCCCTCGGATTCGATCGGCGGGCTTGATGGCGGGTTGGGGCTCGGCGGTACGGGAGCGGGCGGGGGCAGCGAGGACGGGCCGGACTTCGACAGCTTCTCGGGGCCCGATCTCAGCCTCGCCGATCACCTGCTTGCCCAGGCCGGCGCGGCGGTGGATGGCGCCGACCTGTTCATCGCCCAGCATTTGATCGACCAGATCGACGAGGCGGGCTACCTCACCGCGTCGCTGCTCGACGTCGCCACTCGGCTCGGGGTGTCGCTGGCGCGGGTCGAGGCGGTGCTGGCGACCATCCAGACCTTCGACCCCACCGGCGTCGGCGCGCGCGATCTCGCCGAATGCCTAGCGCTCCAGGCGAAGGAGGCCGACCGCTACGATCCCTGCATGGCCGCGCTGGTCGCCAATCTCGACCTGCTCGCGCGCGGCGAGCTGGCGCGCTTGAAGCGCATCTGCGGAGTCGATGACGAGGATATGGCGGACATGATCCGCGAGCTGCGCGGCTATGATCCCAAGCCCGGCTGCCGCTTCGGCGGTGAGCCGATGCTGGCCGTTACACCCGACATCTTCGTCGCGCCGCGCGGACAGGGCTGGGCGGTCGAACTGAATAGTGCGACGCTGCCGCGCGTGCTCGTCAACCGCGCTTATTATGCCGAGGTGTCGGCCGGGCCGCAGGACAAGTCGAGCAAGGCGTGGCTCTCGGACATGCTCGCCAGCGCCAACTGGCTGGTCAAGGCGCTCGACCAGCGCCAGCGCACGATCATCAAGGTGGCGAGCGAGATCGTGAAGCAGCAGGAGGCATTCTTCCGCCACGGCGTTTCGCATCTCAAGCCGTTGACGCTGCGCCAGATCGCCGACGCGATCGAGATGCACGAATCGACGGTCAGCCGCGTCACCTCCAACAAATATCTCTCCTGCGCGCGCGGGCTGTTCGAGCTGAAGTACTTCTTCACCTCGGCGATCCAGTCGGCCGATGGCGGCGACGCGGTCTCGGCCGAAGCGGTCAAGAGCGCGATCCGCGCGCTGATCCAGGCCGAGGACCCGCGGAAGATCCTCTCGGACGACACGCTGGTCGAGATGCTCAACTCGAAGGGGTTCGATATCGCCCGGCGCACCGTCGCCAAATATCGCGAGGCGATGGGCATCGGCAGCTCGGTCCAGCGGCGGCGGCAAAAGGCGCTCGAGGGCGCTTGA
- a CDS encoding S8 family serine peptidase has product MWIARIIAGGVLLLALPGSAQLLPQLPSVPQVGGVVDRVTGGLDRTLDDARSLAMQRVERMRELVRRHPDRIAIDPEGNAVRARELVMLDADRGVIDAAAARGFRLIEQVDLDGLGVGYARFETPRGVGLERALRALRKVAGGREVSADPLYFASGSGSAPAAPVPVAAQAGVAGRIGIIDGGVRAGTPGLAAQQGFAAGAPRPNDHAAAIASLLTGGSEVRASAPGAQLHVADIYGSDPAGASAAALGQALAWMVRQKVPVVVVSLTGPPNPLLARVIAAARRLDTVVVAAVGNDGPAAPPAYPASYAQAIAVTGTDARARPLIEAGRALKIDYAAPGADLLAADAGGRATRVRGTSYAAPFVAARLSAHLGSGGIDAAIRGLDGEARDMGKRGTDKQFGRGLICGECATRPR; this is encoded by the coding sequence ATGTGGATCGCGCGGATCATTGCCGGAGGCGTGTTGCTGCTCGCGCTGCCGGGAAGCGCGCAGCTGCTGCCGCAGCTGCCGTCCGTACCGCAGGTGGGCGGGGTGGTGGACCGCGTGACAGGGGGGCTCGACCGCACATTGGACGATGCCCGGTCGCTGGCGATGCAGCGGGTCGAGCGGATGCGCGAGCTGGTCCGCCGTCATCCGGACCGTATTGCGATCGACCCCGAGGGTAATGCGGTCCGCGCGCGCGAGCTGGTGATGCTCGACGCCGACCGCGGGGTGATCGACGCGGCGGCGGCACGGGGATTCCGGCTGATCGAGCAGGTTGATCTCGACGGGCTGGGCGTCGGCTATGCGCGGTTCGAGACGCCGCGCGGCGTGGGACTCGAGCGCGCGTTGCGTGCGCTGCGCAAGGTTGCGGGCGGGCGCGAGGTGAGTGCGGACCCGCTCTATTTCGCGAGCGGGAGTGGCAGCGCGCCGGCCGCGCCGGTGCCGGTTGCGGCGCAGGCGGGCGTGGCGGGACGGATCGGGATCATCGATGGCGGCGTGCGCGCGGGAACGCCGGGGCTGGCCGCGCAACAGGGGTTCGCAGCGGGTGCCCCGCGACCGAACGATCATGCGGCAGCGATCGCGTCGCTGCTGACCGGCGGCAGCGAGGTGCGGGCGAGCGCGCCGGGCGCGCAGCTTCATGTCGCGGATATCTATGGCTCCGATCCGGCGGGTGCCAGCGCGGCGGCGTTGGGACAGGCGCTGGCGTGGATGGTGCGCCAGAAGGTGCCGGTGGTGGTGGTGAGCCTGACCGGCCCGCCCAACCCGCTGCTCGCGCGCGTGATCGCCGCAGCGCGGCGGCTGGACACGGTGGTGGTTGCCGCGGTGGGCAATGACGGTCCCGCTGCCCCGCCGGCCTACCCCGCATCCTACGCGCAGGCGATTGCGGTGACTGGCACAGACGCGCGAGCGCGCCCACTAATTGAGGCTGGGCGTGCACTCAAAATCGACTACGCCGCGCCGGGCGCGGACTTGCTGGCGGCGGATGCCGGGGGGCGAGCTACGCGGGTGCGGGGTACATCCTATGCCGCGCCCTTCGTCGCGGCGCGGCTTTCGGCGCATCTGGGGAGCGGCGGGATCGATGCGGCGATCCGCGGGCTCGACGGCGAAGCGCGCGACATGGGCAAGCGCGGCACCGACAAACAGTTCGGCCGCGGGCTGATCTGCGGCGAGTGCGCGACAAGGCCGCGCTGA
- a CDS encoding RNA polymerase sigma factor: MRFEDELLGHLPRLRRFAHALARSAADADDLLQASVERALMKRDRWEPGTRLDSWMYRLMRNLWIDTVRAETRRGETFLPPEAGEAVGTAGSQEMAVELGKVAQAMHTLPPEQREAVALVVIEGFAYKEAAEILDIPIGTLTSRLVRGREALMMRLGEAA, encoded by the coding sequence TTGCGCTTCGAGGACGAATTGCTGGGTCACCTGCCGCGTTTGCGTCGCTTCGCGCATGCGCTCGCCCGCAGCGCAGCGGACGCGGACGACCTGCTGCAGGCATCGGTCGAGCGCGCCCTCATGAAACGCGACCGATGGGAGCCGGGAACGCGACTGGATAGCTGGATGTACCGACTGATGCGCAATCTCTGGATCGACACCGTCCGCGCCGAAACGCGCCGGGGCGAGACCTTCCTCCCGCCTGAGGCCGGCGAGGCGGTCGGCACGGCTGGTAGCCAGGAAATGGCGGTCGAGCTTGGGAAGGTCGCGCAAGCGATGCACACCCTCCCGCCCGAACAGCGCGAAGCGGTGGCGCTCGTGGTGATCGAGGGGTTCGCCTATAAGGAGGCGGCCGAAATCCTCGACATTCCGATAGGCACGCTCACCTCGCGCCTCGTGCGCGGGCGGGAGGCGCTGATGATGCGGCTGGGAGAAGCGGCATGA
- a CDS encoding nucleotidyltransferase domain-containing protein: MTAVTQDPIAPQVRREIETRLAAIEAADGVRVLLTVESGSRAWGFPSPDSDYDIRFLYVRPRDWYLSLQPGRDVIEQPIEDEIDLNGWDVRKALGLLLKSNAIISEWIESPIRYRPDDPFVAKLAALADAMLDARALAHHYARLGRTAADRWLDGDGEVPVKKYFYALRPALAIRVLRLHPHQRPPMNLQALVALADLPAGAAAAISALVEAKARTNERSNGTRVPLLDALIGDELGRAAELAIRAPSAKWAERADELFIQLVNQ; encoded by the coding sequence ATGACTGCCGTTACGCAAGACCCAATCGCGCCCCAGGTCCGGCGCGAGATCGAGACCCGGCTGGCCGCGATCGAGGCGGCGGATGGCGTGCGCGTGCTGCTCACGGTCGAGTCCGGCTCGCGCGCCTGGGGCTTTCCCTCGCCCGACAGCGACTATGACATCCGCTTCCTCTATGTCCGGCCGCGCGACTGGTATCTGTCGCTCCAGCCGGGCCGCGACGTGATCGAGCAGCCGATCGAGGACGAGATCGACCTCAACGGCTGGGACGTGCGCAAGGCGCTGGGCCTGCTGCTCAAGTCGAACGCGATCATCAGCGAGTGGATCGAATCCCCGATCCGCTATCGCCCCGACGACCCGTTCGTGGCGAAGCTCGCAGCGCTGGCGGATGCGATGCTCGATGCCCGTGCGCTCGCGCATCACTATGCGCGGCTGGGCCGGACCGCGGCGGACCGCTGGCTCGACGGCGACGGCGAGGTGCCGGTGAAGAAATATTTCTACGCGCTGCGCCCTGCGCTCGCGATCCGCGTGCTGCGCCTGCATCCGCACCAACGCCCGCCGATGAACCTGCAGGCGCTGGTCGCGCTGGCGGATCTGCCGGCGGGCGCCGCGGCTGCGATCTCCGCATTGGTCGAGGCCAAGGCGCGAACCAACGAGCGCAGCAACGGCACGCGCGTGCCGCTGCTCGACGCGCTGATCGGCGACGAGTTGGGCCGCGCGGCCGAACTGGCGATCCGTGCGCCCTCGGCGAAATGGGCGGAACGCGCCGACGAACTCTTTATTCAACTGGTGAACCAATGA
- a CDS encoding anti-sigma factor, with amino-acid sequence MTIDPETLMAYADGELDPLAAKGVEKAIAADPALAAQVDQHRKLAASLRAAFDPLAAAPVPSAVEAMLRDSARVVFLVPRPARRERSFWMGAVAASLVAGLFTGPLLLPRDPGGVALSSGTAIASGDVAKALGAQLASVQAGDAPVRVGITFRDRAQRWCRTFEAGTTGGIACAQGGDWRIERLYGGVSQQGGAYRQAGSPAAAMMADAQAMMASEPLDAAAERAARDAGWR; translated from the coding sequence ATGACGATCGATCCTGAAACGCTCATGGCCTATGCCGATGGCGAGCTCGATCCGCTCGCCGCGAAGGGCGTCGAAAAGGCAATCGCCGCCGATCCCGCGCTCGCCGCACAGGTCGATCAGCACCGCAAGCTCGCCGCTTCGCTGCGCGCGGCATTCGATCCGCTCGCCGCCGCCCCGGTTCCCTCCGCGGTCGAAGCGATGCTGCGCGACTCCGCCAGGGTGGTCTTTCTCGTTCCCCGGCCCGCGCGCCGCGAGCGCTCATTCTGGATGGGCGCGGTCGCCGCGAGCCTCGTCGCGGGCCTATTCACCGGGCCGCTGCTCTTGCCGCGTGATCCTGGCGGCGTCGCGCTGAGCAGCGGCACGGCGATCGCGAGCGGCGATGTCGCAAAGGCACTCGGCGCGCAGCTCGCTTCGGTGCAGGCTGGCGACGCGCCGGTCCGCGTGGGCATCACCTTCCGCGACCGCGCGCAACGCTGGTGCCGCACGTTCGAGGCTGGCACGACCGGCGGCATCGCTTGTGCGCAGGGCGGGGACTGGCGGATCGAGCGGCTCTATGGCGGCGTGTCGCAGCAGGGCGGTGCCTATCGCCAGGCCGGATCTCCTGCCGCGGCGATGATGGCCGATGCGCAGGCGATGATGGCGAGCGAGCCGCTCGACGCCGCTGCCGAGCGCGCTGCGCGTGACGCCGGCTGGCGCTAG
- the rtcA gene encoding RNA 3'-terminal phosphate cyclase, whose amino-acid sequence MIIIDGSEGEGGGQVVRNACALSLITGQPFRIINARGKREKPGLMRQHVTAVEAACALGNATCEGLAVGASEIAFTPGKVVPGEYRFAVGTAGSTGLVLQTLLMPLVLADLPSRLVLEGGTHNMLAPPFEFIAKTFLPILNRMGPKVEARLVRHGFYPRGGGRIEVDITPAPLIPIECVERGTLRECSVTAFVAGLPFDIADREILAARKALDWPEESFVVRQLPEDQGPGNIVLIEAVFDDVTEIVSGFGQLGVPAEAVARKAAGRMAGYLESAAFAGPYLQDQLLLPFALAGGGAFTTVKPSQHSLTARDVIERFIGRRAVFMDQPDGAHRVEWR is encoded by the coding sequence ATGATCATCATCGATGGATCGGAAGGCGAAGGCGGCGGGCAGGTGGTGCGCAATGCGTGCGCGCTGTCGCTGATCACCGGCCAGCCCTTCCGCATCATCAACGCGCGCGGCAAGCGCGAGAAGCCGGGGTTGATGCGCCAGCATGTCACCGCGGTCGAGGCAGCGTGCGCGCTCGGCAACGCGACGTGCGAGGGGCTGGCGGTGGGGGCTTCGGAAATCGCCTTCACGCCCGGCAAGGTCGTGCCCGGCGAATATCGCTTCGCCGTGGGTACGGCGGGCAGCACCGGCCTCGTGCTCCAGACGCTGCTCATGCCGCTGGTGCTTGCCGACTTGCCCTCGCGCCTTGTGCTGGAGGGCGGCACACACAACATGCTCGCCCCGCCGTTCGAGTTCATCGCGAAGACCTTCCTGCCGATCCTCAACCGCATGGGGCCGAAGGTCGAGGCGCGGCTGGTACGGCACGGCTTCTATCCACGTGGCGGCGGACGGATCGAGGTGGATATCACTCCGGCGCCGTTGATCCCGATCGAGTGCGTCGAGCGCGGCACGCTGCGCGAATGCTCAGTGACGGCGTTCGTCGCCGGGCTGCCCTTCGACATCGCCGACCGCGAGATCTTAGCGGCGCGCAAGGCGCTCGACTGGCCCGAGGAGAGCTTCGTCGTGCGTCAGCTCCCCGAGGATCAGGGGCCGGGCAACATCGTGCTGATCGAAGCGGTGTTCGATGACGTCACCGAGATCGTCAGCGGTTTCGGCCAGCTCGGCGTGCCTGCCGAAGCGGTAGCGCGCAAGGCGGCAGGACGGATGGCCGGCTATCTTGAATCCGCCGCCTTTGCCGGGCCGTATCTGCAGGACCAGCTGCTGCTTCCCTTCGCTCTCGCGGGGGGCGGGGCGTTCACCACCGTCAAGCCGAGCCAGCACAGCCTGACTGCACGCGACGTGATTGAGCGGTTCATCGGCCGGCGTGCGGTGTTTATGGATCAGCCGGATGGGGCGCACCGCGTGGAGTGGCGCTAA
- a CDS encoding TROVE domain-containing protein yields the protein MANKGLFATAIAKLLPAADAVNREGAPAYAYGPEALLAQLAATGTLGDAYYATAEAQLKQTLDALAVVDPFYAAQVAVYARKSGAMKDMPALIAAWLTVADPDLSVRVFDRVIDNGRMLRNFVQILRSGQIGRTSLGSRPKRLVQRWLEQASMRDLMAAATGNAPSLADIVRMVHPKPADAQRRAFYGWLIGKPHDVATLPVEIAAFETWKRNPRGIALPPVPFEWLTAFPLRDMQWGELAGRMGWQALRINLNTLARNGAFGVKGVTEAVAARLADPEALAKARVLPYQLLVALNSVGEGVPLKVQAALEDALEASLRNVPAIRGKVVVCPDVSGSMSSPVTGVRKGATTKVRCIDIAALVASAMLRINAQARVLPFEQRVVRLNLDPRARLAVNAAKLVAVGGGGTNVSAPLAQLVSENAAVDLVVIVSDNESWVDANRRGATETMRQWDRIKRRNPGAKLVCIDIQPYGTTQATGRADTLNVGGFSDAVFDTVARFARGETRDWVSIVKQVEV from the coding sequence ATGGCCAACAAGGGCCTCTTCGCCACTGCGATCGCGAAGCTCCTGCCGGCGGCGGACGCCGTCAACCGGGAGGGCGCGCCCGCCTATGCCTATGGTCCGGAGGCGCTGCTCGCGCAGCTCGCCGCGACCGGCACGCTCGGCGACGCCTATTACGCGACCGCCGAGGCGCAGCTCAAGCAGACGCTCGACGCGCTCGCCGTGGTCGATCCCTTCTATGCGGCGCAGGTCGCGGTCTATGCCCGCAAGTCGGGCGCGATGAAGGACATGCCGGCGCTGATCGCCGCGTGGCTGACGGTCGCTGATCCCGATTTGTCGGTCCGCGTCTTCGACCGCGTGATCGACAATGGGCGGATGCTGCGCAACTTCGTGCAGATCCTGCGCTCGGGTCAGATCGGGCGCACCTCGCTCGGCTCGCGTCCGAAGCGGCTGGTCCAGCGCTGGCTGGAGCAGGCGTCGATGCGCGATCTGATGGCCGCCGCGACGGGCAATGCGCCCTCGCTCGCCGACATCGTGCGGATGGTGCACCCCAAGCCCGCGGATGCGCAGCGGCGCGCTTTCTATGGTTGGCTGATCGGCAAGCCGCATGATGTCGCCACGCTGCCGGTCGAGATCGCCGCGTTCGAGACCTGGAAGCGCAATCCCCGTGGGATCGCGCTGCCGCCGGTGCCGTTCGAATGGCTGACCGCCTTTCCCCTGCGCGATATGCAGTGGGGCGAATTGGCCGGGCGGATGGGCTGGCAGGCGCTGCGGATCAACCTCAACACGCTGGCGCGCAACGGCGCGTTCGGGGTGAAGGGGGTGACCGAGGCGGTCGCCGCTCGGCTCGCGGATCCGGAGGCGCTCGCGAAGGCGCGGGTTCTCCCCTACCAGCTGCTGGTGGCGCTGAACTCGGTCGGCGAGGGCGTGCCGCTCAAGGTCCAGGCCGCGCTCGAGGATGCGCTGGAGGCGTCGCTTCGCAACGTTCCGGCGATCCGCGGCAAGGTCGTGGTCTGCCCCGACGTGTCGGGGTCGATGAGCTCGCCGGTCACCGGGGTCCGCAAGGGCGCCACGACCAAGGTGCGCTGCATCGACATCGCGGCTTTGGTCGCCTCGGCGATGCTGCGGATCAATGCGCAGGCGCGCGTACTGCCGTTCGAGCAGCGTGTCGTGCGCCTCAACCTCGATCCGCGTGCCCGCCTCGCCGTCAACGCGGCGAAGCTGGTGGCGGTCGGGGGTGGCGGAACGAACGTGTCGGCACCGCTGGCGCAGCTCGTTTCGGAGAACGCGGCGGTCGACCTGGTCGTGATCGTGTCGGACAATGAGTCGTGGGTGGACGCAAACCGCCGCGGCGCGACCGAGACGATGCGCCAGTGGGACAGGATCAAGCGGCGCAACCCGGGCGCGAAGCTCGTGTGCATCGACATCCAGCCCTATGGGACCACCCAGGCCACCGGTCGGGCTGACACTCTCAATGTCGGGGGCTTCTCCGACGCGGTGTTCGACACCGTCGCACGCTTCGCCCGTGGCGAGACGCGCGACTGGGTGAGCATCGTCAAGCAAGTGGAGGTTTGA